Within the Dolichospermum compactum NIES-806 genome, the region NNNNNNNNNNNNNNNNNNNNNNNNNNNNNNNNNNNNNNNNNNNNNNNNNNNNNNNNNNNNNNNNNNNNNNNNNNNNNNNNNNNNNNNNNNNNNNNNNNNNNNNNNNNNNNNNNNNNNNNNNNNNNNNNNNNNNNNNNNNNNNNNNNNNNNNNNNNNNNNNNNNNNNNNNNNNNNNNNNNNNNNNNNNNNNNNNNNNNNNNNNNNNNNNNNNNNNNNNNNNNNNNNNNNNNNNNNNNNNNNNNNNNNNNNNNNNNNNNNNNNNNNNNNNNNNNNNNNNNNNNNNNNNNNNNNNNNNNNNNNNNNNNNNNNNNNNNNNNNNNNNNNNNNNNNNNNNNNNNNNNNNNNNNNNNNNNNNNNNNNNNNNNNNNNNNNNNNNNNNNNNNNNNNNNNNNNNNNNNNNNNNNNNNNNNNNNNNNNNNNNNNNNNNNNNNNNNNNNNNNNNNNNNNNNNNNNNNNNNNNNNNNNNNNNNNNNNNNNNNNNNNNNNNNNNNNNNNNNNNNNNNNNNNNNNNNNNNNNNNNNNNNNNNNNNNNNNNNNNNNNNNNNNNNNNNNNNNNNNNNNNNNNNNNNNNNNNNNNNNNNNNNNNNNNNNNNNNNNNNNNNNNNNNNNNNNNNNNNNNNNNNNNNNNNNNNNNNNNNNNNNNNNNNNNNNNNNNNNNNNNNNNNNNNNNNNNNNNNNNNNNNNNNNNNNNNNNNNNNNNNNNNNNNNNNNNNNNNNNNNNNNNNNNNNNNNNNNNNNNNNNNNNNNNNNNNNNNNNNNNNNNNNNNNNNNNNNNNNNNNNNNNNNNNNNNNNNNNNNNNNNNNNNNNNNNNNNNNNNNNNNNNNNNNNNNNNNNNNNNNNNNNNNNNNNNNNNNNNNNNNNNNNNNNNNNNNNNNNNNNNNNNNNNNNNNNNNNNNNNNNNNNNNNNNNNNNNNNNNNNNNNNNNNNNNNNNNNNNNNNNNNNNNNNNNNNNNNNNNNNNNNNNNNNNNNNNNNNNNNNNNNNNNNNNNNNNNNNNNNNNNNNNNNNNNNNNNNNNNNNNNNNNNNNNNNNNNNNNNNNNNNNNNNNNNNNNNNNNNNNNNNNNNNNNNNNNNNNNNNNNNNNNNNNNNNNNNNNNNNNNNNNNNNNNNNNNNNNNNNNNNNNNNNNNNNNNNNNNNNNNNNNNNNNNNNNNNNNNNNNNNNNNNNNNNNNNNNNNNNNNNNNNNNNNNNNNNNNNNNNNNNNNNNNNNNNNNNNNNNNNNNNNNNNNNNNNNNNNNNNNNNNNNNNNNNNNNNNNNNNNNNNNNNNNNNNNNNNNNNNNNNNNNNNNNNNNNNNNNNNNNNNNNNNNNNNNNNNNNNNNNNNNNNNNNNNNNNNNNNNNNNNNNNNNNNNNNNNNNNNNNNNNNNNNNNNNNNNNNNNNNNNNNNNNNNNNNNNNNNNNNNNNNNNNNNNNNNNNNNNNNNNNNNNNNNNNNNNNNNNNNNNNNNNNNNNNNNNNNNNNNNNNNNNNNNNNNNNNNNNNNNNNNNNNNNNNNNNNNNNNNNNNNNNNNNNNNNNNNNNNNNNNNNNNNNNNNNNNNNNNNNNNNNNNNNNNNNNNNNNNNNNNNNNNNNNNNNNNNNNNNNNNNNNNNNNNNNNNNNNNNNNNNNNNNNNNNNNNNNNNNNNNNNNNNNNNNNNNNNNNNNNNNNNNNNNNNNNNNNNNNNNNNNNNNNNNNNNNNNNNNNNNNNNNNNNNNNNNNNNNNNNNNNNNNNNNNNNNNNNNNNNNNNNNNNNNNNNNNNNNNNNNNNNNNNNNNNNNNNNNNNNNNNNNNNNNNNNNNNNNNNNNNNNNNNNNNNNNNNNNNNNNNNNNNNNNNNNNNNNNNNNNNNNNNNNNNNNNNNNNNNNNNNNNNNNNNNNNNNNNNNNNNNNNNNNNNNNNNNNNNNNNNNNNNNNNNNNNNNNNNNNNNNNNNNNNNNNNNNNNNNNNNNNNNNNNNNNNNNNNNNNNNNNNNNNNNNNNNNNNNNNNNNNNNNNNNNNNNNNNNNNNNNNNNNNNNNNNNNNNNNNNNNNNNNNNNNNNNNNNNNNNNNNNNNNNNNNNNNNNNNNNNNNNNNNNNNNNNNNNNNNNNNNNNNNNNNNNNNNNNNNNNNNNNNNNNNNNNNNNNNNNNNNNNNNNNNNNNNNNNNNNNNNNNNNNNNNNNNNNNNNNNNNNNNNNNNNNNNNNNNNNNNNNNNNNNNNNNNNNNNNNNNNNNNNNNNNNNNNNNNNNNNNNNNNNNNNNNNNNNNNNNNNNNNNNNNNNNNNNNNNNNNNNNNNNNNNNNNNNNNNNNNNNNNNNNNNNNNNNNNNNNNNNNNNNNNNNNNNNNNNNNNNNNNNNNNNNNNNNNNNNNNNNNNNNNNNNNNNNNNNNNNNNNNNNNNNNNNNNNNNNNNNNNNNNNNNNNNNNNNNNNNNNNNNNNNNNNNNNNNNNNNNNNNNNNNNNNNNNNNNNNNNNNNNNNNNNNNNNNNNNNNNNNNNNNNNNNNNNNNNNNNNNNNNNNNNNNNNNNNNNNNNNNNNNNNNNNNNNNNNNNNNNNNNNNNNNNNNNNNNNNNNNNNNNNNNNNNNNNNNNNNNNNNNNNNNNNNNNNNNNNNNNNNNNNNNNNNNNNNNNNNNNNNNNNNNNNNNNNNNNNNNNNNNNNNNNNNNNNNNNNNNNNNNNNNNNNNNNNNNNNNNNNNNNNNNNNNNNNNNNNNNNNNNNNNNNNNNNNNNNNNNNNNNNNNNNNNNNNNNNNNNNNNNNNNNNNNNNNNNNNNNNNNNNNNNNNNNNNNNNNNNNNNNNNNNNNNNNNNNNNNNNNNNNNNNNNNNNNNNNNNNNNNNNNNNNNNNNNNNNNNNNNNNNNNNNNNNNNNNNNNNNNNNNNNNNNNNNNNNNNNNNNNNNNNNNNNNNNNNNNNNNNNNNNNNNNNNNNNNNNNNNNNNNNNNNNNNNNNNNNNNNNNNNNNNNNNNNNNNNNNNNNNNNNNNNNNNNNNNNNNNNNNNNNNNNNNNNNNNNNNNNNNNNNNNNNNNNNNNNNNNNNNNNNNNNNNNNNNNNNNNNNNNNNNNNNNNNNNNNNNNNNNNNNNNNNNNNNNNNNNNNNNNNNNNNNNNNNNNNNNNNNNNNNNNNNNNNNNNNNNNNNNNNNNNNNNNNNNTTGCCCCTACGGAATTTTGTCTGAATCAGGATGTCCAGGATTTAAGGATTAACAGGATGTGATTTTTCCCTCGTTCCCTGGCTCTGCCTCCACTATATTCACTGTATTTAAGGCAGAGCCTCAAACTCCCATTCCCAGCCGGAGTCTGGAAGTTCGATTATGTTTAATTCTGCAAATTTACCTGTTTTACCAAATGTACCAATTCTGGTAAAATCAGCTTTTCCATCCCCAGTCGCACAGCATTACTAGAACCAGGAAGAGAAAAAATGATTTTGCTTTGATAAACGCCGGCGACAGCACGAGAAGCCATAGCGCGAGAACCAATTTCTTGATAACTTAAAAACCGAAATAATTCCCCAAATCCGGGTAAAGTCTTTTCTAATAGCTTTTCTAAAGCATCATAAGTAGTATCCCTGGGAGCAATTCCCGTTCCTCCATTAAAAATCACAGCATTGATACGAGTATCTTCGCCCAAGGTTGTCATTTGGGATTGAATTTCTTTAGGCTCATCTTTGATAATCTGATACAATGACACAGTGTGATCATCAGCTAAAAGTAGTTCTTTAATTAATTGACCACTTTTATCTGTATCTGGGGAACGGGTATCACTGACGGTAATCACCGCACAAGTTACAGAAACTTGCTGTGTATTGGGGTGTGGTTGAAATTCCATTATAGATGTTATATATTTTTTCCAGTCAATGACAATTGGCAAATGGCAAATGACAAATGACAAATGACAACTGACAACTGACCACTGACTACTGACTAATTAAGACTTGCTTAATCCTAGTCCATTTTCTTCGGCGTAGCGATTCATGAACCGCATAAAACGATCCCATTCTTCATTAGACTTCATCACATAAATCGCTTCTAAGGATTCCGGTTTACCGTTGACAAATTTACCCTGAACCCCAGGAATCACGATTTCCCCTTCTTCGTCAATCAAATACAACCCGGTAACTTCATCTGTACCATCTTGTGCCAAGATGTCAGGATTGTTGAAGACAAACGTGGCTGTACCACTTTCCCCTTGTTTTGCTCTTGTCAACCGGACATCTGGAACTACTGTTTCTTCAATACCTCTAGCAAACTGAATTTTCGCCATGATGAGTCAATTTAAAGTTTTGTGATCATTTTGTAATATTCTCTCATCATAAAGCAATTTCCTGACAGGCATTTCACGAATGGTAATTAAATCTAGTTCCCAATCCCGATTCAACCGCCGGTTACTGGCTACAGCGTTGATCATTGTAGTTGGTATATTCATCACTCTGACTAACCATTCTAGTGCCGCTACACCTGTCACCAAGACCAAAAACGTGATTCTGATGATTGGGGACGGTATGGGTTGGGAAATGGCTCGCGCTGGGGCTATGGCTAAAGGATATAATTACACTTCTGGTAAGGGGGAAGGACTGAGTTTTCAAACCCTAGATAATTATGCCCTGGCTACCACCTATGGTACTACAATTGCTCCTGGTAATGGAATTTTCAGCACGGGTAACTCTGCGTTGTCTAACTCTAATCCGATTACAGGTGCTAGTCCGATGTTACCAGGGTTTAAATTCCAACCCCAATTTAATCCCGGAAATACACCGTCTGGAGGAGGTAAAAATCTTAATCCTAATGCGGTAGGTAATTTAGTGGGTTATGATCCTCAGCGCGGGGGAATAAATCCTTGGACACCGGGTAATGATCCTGAGTATATTAAGTATAGTTATCCTGATTCTGCCAATACAGCAACTACTTTGTACACAGGAGTCAAAAGCTATAACAATGCTATTTCTGTGGATATATTTGAAAAACCTTTAGAAACTATCCTCAAAACTGCGGCTGATCGTGGTAAATCTACTGGGATTGTCACTTCTGTTCCTGTAGATCATGCTACACCGGGTGCAGCAGCAGCAAACGTTAATCGTCGCAATAAATATGATGGTGATTATCCAACTTTAGATAATATTCTCCAGCAGGAACTTCGCATATATCAACCAACTGTAATTTTAGGTGGTGGTCATCCGCTTACGGGTGCTAGTAGTCAACCTCTACCTACGGGTGTAGAACCGCCAACTAAGTTTGAATATATCAGGAAAACGACATATAAAGAGTTAAGCAAAAACCCTGATCAAAACCGTTATCAATATACATTTTTAGAACGAGGGAAAAATGCGGCTGATAAGTTAGCAACTACTGCGGCGAGATTAGATCCAAATCAGGGCGATCGCTTGTTAGGATTATATGGAGCTAGGGGACAAGAGGGAAATCTCCCTGTAAGTACCGCTGACGGTGATTACAGTAATACAGGCTTGAGTATTTTTTCCCTGTTTGGTTCTCAAGGAAAAAACCCCGATACAGTTCGGCCTCTACTTGCGGGAGAAACCGATAAATCTTTTATTGCAAAAGAAATTAATGAAAATCCCACACTTGATGATTTAACCAAAGCAGCTTTAGCAGTTTTATCTAAGGACAAAGATGGATTTTGGTTAATGGTAGAAGGTGGTGATATTGATTGGGCTGCCCATGATGATAATTTAGATAATATGATCGGGACAGTGTTGGATTTTGATAAAGCTGTAAAAACAACAATTGACTGGATTAAAAATAACGGTGGTTGGGAAAATAATCTACTAATTGTCACCGCTGATCATGATCATTATCTCACTTTAAATCCCAATTTTTCTGAACTGCTAAAAGAAAAAGGTGCAGAAGCTTTAACTGCTGAATCTGATTCTATCAAAGCTGGTCATTTTTGGGGTTCTAATCCTAACATCAAATATGGTTGGGGAAATCATGCTAACCGTCCAGTTCCTGTTTATTATCAAGGTAAGGGTTCAGCAGTTTTAACTAATTCTGTCGGTAAGGGGTTTCAACTTTATGGTTATGATATTCCTGGTATTGGGGGTTTAGTAGACCAAATTCACATTTATCAGACTCAACGAAAAGCATTATAATTTAATTGAGGATTTAATTTAGGAATTTAGATCCCCGACTTCTTGGAGAAGTCGGGAATCTGTGCGTCTTTATTTATAGAAATAAGCTTTATAAGAATTATTCTAGAGTCCAATCTTC harbors:
- a CDS encoding alkaline phosphatase, which translates into the protein MVIKSSSQSRFNRRLLATALIIVVGIFITLTNHSSAATPVTKTKNVILMIGDGMGWEMARAGAMAKGYNYTSGKGEGLSFQTLDNYALATTYGTTIAPGNGIFSTGNSALSNSNPITGASPMLPGFKFQPQFNPGNTPSGGGKNLNPNAVGNLVGYDPQRGGINPWTPGNDPEYIKYSYPDSANTATTLYTGVKSYNNAISVDIFEKPLETILKTAADRGKSTGIVTSVPVDHATPGAAAANVNRRNKYDGDYPTLDNILQQELRIYQPTVILGGGHPLTGASSQPLPTGVEPPTKFEYIRKTTYKELSKNPDQNRYQYTFLERGKNAADKLATTAARLDPNQGDRLLGLYGARGQEGNLPVSTADGDYSNTGLSIFSLFGSQGKNPDTVRPLLAGETDKSFIAKEINENPTLDDLTKAALAVLSKDKDGFWLMVEGGDIDWAAHDDNLDNMIGTVLDFDKAVKTTIDWIKNNGGWENNLLIVTADHDHYLTLNPNFSELLKEKGAEALTAESDSIKAGHFWGSNPNIKYGWGNHANRPVPVYYQGKGSAVLTNSVGKGFQLYGYDIPGIGGLVDQIHIYQTQRKAL
- a CDS encoding MogA/MoaB family molybdenum cofactor biosynthesis protein, which codes for MEFQPHPNTQQVSVTCAVITVSDTRSPDTDKSGQLIKELLLADDHTVSLYQIIKDEPKEIQSQMTTLGEDTRINAVIFNGGTGIAPRDTTYDALEKLLEKTLPGFGELFRFLSYQEIGSRAMASRAVAGVYQSKIIFSLPGSSNAVRLGMEKLILPELVHLVKQVNLQN
- the psb28 gene encoding photosystem II reaction center protein Psb28; protein product: MAKIQFARGIEETVVPDVRLTRAKQGESGTATFVFNNPDILAQDGTDEVTGLYLIDEEGEIVIPGVQGKFVNGKPESLEAIYVMKSNEEWDRFMRFMNRYAEENGLGLSKS